In Onychostoma macrolepis isolate SWU-2019 chromosome 04, ASM1243209v1, whole genome shotgun sequence, one DNA window encodes the following:
- the si:dkey-14d8.20 gene encoding deleted in malignant brain tumors 1 protein isoform X2 — MLCSVWLILFLILDNTISSASESIRLVNGNNSCSGRLEVFYNNQWGTVCDDGWDLSDAAVVCREMGCGDALEAKSGAFYRPGWGNVLMSDIACVGTESTLSSCTSKKEGDFNCEHSKDAGVICRSLVRLVNGSHSCSGRVEVFNDDQWGTVCENGWDYSDAAVICKEMGCGDVLELRIGGFFGQGSGSVWLSDVQCSNTETTLRHCNLQGWGQNSCGHEKDAAVACQHAAVVCREMGCGDAVAAKSAAYFGHGGGIILLDDVNCIGNELTLTACESSRIESYDLHYKDAGVICQSLVKLVNGTNTCSGRVEVFFDGRWGTVCDDGWDQSDASVVCRDLGCGNAIEAKSGAYFGQGSGLVWLSDLQCASYSTLRNCNSKGWGQNSCGHEKDAGVACQLNIRLVYGITSCSGRVEVFRDNQWGTVFDDGWDLSDAAVACRQMGCGDAIETKGGAYFGQGAGQIFMGSINCFGNETMLSDCESHRWGMHDHSKDAGVICDPSLRLINGHNSCSGRVEVLYNGIWGTVCDNGWDLADAAAVCREMGCGDVIEAKSAAHFGQGSGPVWISDLQCSDTDSRLRDCKSSGWGRGSCGHEKDAGVICKENVRLVSSANPCYGRVEVLRAGQWGTVCDDGWDASDAAVVCKQLGCGTLLEVKSAAYFGKGSGTVWMNNVNCFGNEPTLMNCSYNATPNRCGHEKDAGVICGSVKVMLRVEVKANLGVDPNAAGIISKLSEEIGKNLQINGAFSLKTQTDGKIFHKRTGAAP; from the exons ATGCTGTGCTCCGTGTGGCTCATTCTATTTCTGA TTCTAGACAATACCATTTCAAGTGCGTCTGAATCAATCAGACTGGTAAATGGCAATAACTCTTGTTCTGGAAGATTGGAGGTTTTTTATAACAATCAGTGGGGAACAGTGTGTGATGATGGCTGGGATCTATCAGATGCAGCAGTGGTGTGTAGAGAGATGGGCTGTGGGGATGCTCTTGAGGCAAAGAGTGGTGCTTTTTACAGACCAGGTTGGGGAAACGTATTAATGAGCGATATTGCCTGTGTTGGAACTGAGTCTACGTTGAGCAGTTGCACCTCTAAGAAAGAGGGAGATTTTAACTGTGAACATTCAAAGGATGCTGGAGTCATCTGTCGCT CCCTTGTCAGATTGGTGAATGGCAGTCACTCCTGTTCTGGACGAGTGGAGGTTTTCAATGACGATCAGTGGGGAACAGTGTGCGAGAACGGCTGGGATTATTCAGATGCTGCAGTGATATGTAAAGAAATGGGCTGTGGGGATGTTCTCGAGTTAAGGATTGGAGGCTTTTTTGGGCAGGGATCAGGATCGGTATGGCTGAGTGATGTACAGTGTTCTAACACCGAAACGACTCTGAGACACTGTAATTTACAGGGATGGGGACAAAACTCATGTGGACATGAGAAGGATGCTGCAGTCGCCTGTCAAC ATGCTGCAGTGGTGTGTAGGGAGATGGGATGTGGAGATGCTGTAGCGGCAAAGAGTGCTGCTTATTTTGGACACGGTGGGGGTATAATATTGTTGGATGATGTCAACTGCATTGGAAATGAACTCACCCTCACTGCCTGTGAGTCCAGCAGAATAGAATCTTACGATTTGCATTACAAGGATGCTGGAGTCATCTGTCAAT CTCTTGTTAAGCTGGTGAATGGCACTAACACTTGTTCTGGACGAGTTGAAGTTTTTTTTGATGGCCGGTGGGGAACAGTATGCGATGATGGCTGGGATCAGTCAGATGCATCAGTGGTGTGTAGAGATCTGGGCTGTGGGAATGCTATAGAGGCAAAGAGTGGTGCTTATTTTGGACAGGGATCCGGACTTGTATGGCTAAGTGATTTACAGTGTGCCAGTTACTCTACTCTGAGAAACTGTAATTCAAAGGGATGGGGACAAAACAGCTGTGGACATGAGAAGGATGCTGGAGTCGCCTGTCAAC TTAACATCAGACTGGTGTACGGCATCACCTCTTGTTCTGGACGAGTGGAGGTTTTTCGTGACAATCAGTGGGGAACTGTGTTTGATGATGGCTGGGATCTATCAGATGCTGCAGTGGCGTGTAGACAGATGGGATGTGGAGATGCTATAGAGACAAAAGGTGGTGCTTATTTTGGACAAGGTGCGGGACAAATATTTATGGGCAGTATAAACTGTTTTGGAAATGAGACCATGCTTAGTGATTGTGAATCACATAGATGGGGAATGCATGACCATTCAAAGGATGCTGGAGTCATCTGTGACC CTTCTCTCAGGCTCATTAATGGACATAACTCTTGTTCTGGACGAGTGGAGGTTCTCTATAATGGAATATGGGGAACAGTGTGTGATAATGGCTGGGATCTAGCAGATGCTGCAGCGGTGTGTAGAGAGATGGGCTGTGGGGATGTGATCGAGGCGAAGAGCGCTGCTCATTTCGGTCAGGGATCAGGGCCTGTATGGATAAGTGATTTACAATGTTCTGACACTGACTCAAGACTAAGAGATTGtaaatcaagtggatggggaagAGGCAGCTGTGGACATGAGAAAGATGCAGGAGTCATCTGTAAAG AAAACGTTAGGCTGGTCAGCAGCGCCAACCCCTGTTATGGACGAGTAGAAGTTCTTCGTGCCGGTCAGTGGGGAACAGTGTGTGATGATGGCTGGGATGCATCAGATGCTGCAGTGGTGTGTAAACAACTGGGCTGTGGGACACTTTTGGAAGTAAAGAGTGCTGCCTATTTTGGAAAGGGTTCAGGAACAGTTTGGATGAATAATGTAAACTGTTTTGGGAATGAGCCTACATTGATGAACTGTTCATATAATGCAACTCCAAACAGATGTGGCCATGAGAAAGATGCTGGAGTCATTTGTGGAT CTGTTAAAGTCATGTTAAGGGTTGAAGTGAAGGCTAATCTTGGAGTTGACCCAAATGCTGCTGGAATAATAAGTAAACTTTCAGAGGAG ATTGGGAAGAATCTACAAATAAATGGGGCTTTCTCACTGAAAACTCAGACCGATGGAAAAATCTTCCATAAGAGAACAGGAGCTGCACCCTGA
- the si:dkey-14d8.20 gene encoding deleted in malignant brain tumors 1 protein isoform X1, whose translation MLCSVWLILFLILDNTISSASESIRLVNGNNSCSGRLEVFYNNQWGTVCDDGWDLSDAAVVCREMGCGDALEAKSGAFYRPGWGNVLMSDIACVGTESTLSSCTSKKEGDFNCEHSKDAGVICRSLVRLVNGSHSCSGRVEVFNDDQWGTVCENGWDYSDAAVICKEMGCGDVLELRIGGFFGQGSGSVWLSDVQCSNTETTLRHCNLQGWGQNSCGHEKDAAVACQRRIKLENGFSACSGRVGILYNRWGHNEWGTVCDNNWDLSDAAVVCREMGCGDAVAAKSAAYFGHGGGIILLDDVNCIGNELTLTACESSRIESYDLHYKDAGVICQSLVKLVNGTNTCSGRVEVFFDGRWGTVCDDGWDQSDASVVCRDLGCGNAIEAKSGAYFGQGSGLVWLSDLQCASYSTLRNCNSKGWGQNSCGHEKDAGVACQLNIRLVYGITSCSGRVEVFRDNQWGTVFDDGWDLSDAAVACRQMGCGDAIETKGGAYFGQGAGQIFMGSINCFGNETMLSDCESHRWGMHDHSKDAGVICDPSLRLINGHNSCSGRVEVLYNGIWGTVCDNGWDLADAAAVCREMGCGDVIEAKSAAHFGQGSGPVWISDLQCSDTDSRLRDCKSSGWGRGSCGHEKDAGVICKENVRLVSSANPCYGRVEVLRAGQWGTVCDDGWDASDAAVVCKQLGCGTLLEVKSAAYFGKGSGTVWMNNVNCFGNEPTLMNCSYNATPNRCGHEKDAGVICGSVKVMLRVEVKANLGVDPNAAGIISKLSEEIGKNLQINGAFSLKTQTDGKIFHKRTGAAP comes from the exons ATGCTGTGCTCCGTGTGGCTCATTCTATTTCTGA TTCTAGACAATACCATTTCAAGTGCGTCTGAATCAATCAGACTGGTAAATGGCAATAACTCTTGTTCTGGAAGATTGGAGGTTTTTTATAACAATCAGTGGGGAACAGTGTGTGATGATGGCTGGGATCTATCAGATGCAGCAGTGGTGTGTAGAGAGATGGGCTGTGGGGATGCTCTTGAGGCAAAGAGTGGTGCTTTTTACAGACCAGGTTGGGGAAACGTATTAATGAGCGATATTGCCTGTGTTGGAACTGAGTCTACGTTGAGCAGTTGCACCTCTAAGAAAGAGGGAGATTTTAACTGTGAACATTCAAAGGATGCTGGAGTCATCTGTCGCT CCCTTGTCAGATTGGTGAATGGCAGTCACTCCTGTTCTGGACGAGTGGAGGTTTTCAATGACGATCAGTGGGGAACAGTGTGCGAGAACGGCTGGGATTATTCAGATGCTGCAGTGATATGTAAAGAAATGGGCTGTGGGGATGTTCTCGAGTTAAGGATTGGAGGCTTTTTTGGGCAGGGATCAGGATCGGTATGGCTGAGTGATGTACAGTGTTCTAACACCGAAACGACTCTGAGACACTGTAATTTACAGGGATGGGGACAAAACTCATGTGGACATGAGAAGGATGCTGCAGTCGCCTGTCAAC GCAGAATTAAGCTGGAAAATGGCTTCAGTGCTTGTTCTGGAAGAGTGGGGATTTTATATAATCGCTGGGGACACAATGAGTGGGGAACAGTATGTGATAATAACTGGGATCTATCAGATGCTGCAGTGGTGTGTAGGGAGATGGGATGTGGAGATGCTGTAGCGGCAAAGAGTGCTGCTTATTTTGGACACGGTGGGGGTATAATATTGTTGGATGATGTCAACTGCATTGGAAATGAACTCACCCTCACTGCCTGTGAGTCCAGCAGAATAGAATCTTACGATTTGCATTACAAGGATGCTGGAGTCATCTGTCAAT CTCTTGTTAAGCTGGTGAATGGCACTAACACTTGTTCTGGACGAGTTGAAGTTTTTTTTGATGGCCGGTGGGGAACAGTATGCGATGATGGCTGGGATCAGTCAGATGCATCAGTGGTGTGTAGAGATCTGGGCTGTGGGAATGCTATAGAGGCAAAGAGTGGTGCTTATTTTGGACAGGGATCCGGACTTGTATGGCTAAGTGATTTACAGTGTGCCAGTTACTCTACTCTGAGAAACTGTAATTCAAAGGGATGGGGACAAAACAGCTGTGGACATGAGAAGGATGCTGGAGTCGCCTGTCAAC TTAACATCAGACTGGTGTACGGCATCACCTCTTGTTCTGGACGAGTGGAGGTTTTTCGTGACAATCAGTGGGGAACTGTGTTTGATGATGGCTGGGATCTATCAGATGCTGCAGTGGCGTGTAGACAGATGGGATGTGGAGATGCTATAGAGACAAAAGGTGGTGCTTATTTTGGACAAGGTGCGGGACAAATATTTATGGGCAGTATAAACTGTTTTGGAAATGAGACCATGCTTAGTGATTGTGAATCACATAGATGGGGAATGCATGACCATTCAAAGGATGCTGGAGTCATCTGTGACC CTTCTCTCAGGCTCATTAATGGACATAACTCTTGTTCTGGACGAGTGGAGGTTCTCTATAATGGAATATGGGGAACAGTGTGTGATAATGGCTGGGATCTAGCAGATGCTGCAGCGGTGTGTAGAGAGATGGGCTGTGGGGATGTGATCGAGGCGAAGAGCGCTGCTCATTTCGGTCAGGGATCAGGGCCTGTATGGATAAGTGATTTACAATGTTCTGACACTGACTCAAGACTAAGAGATTGtaaatcaagtggatggggaagAGGCAGCTGTGGACATGAGAAAGATGCAGGAGTCATCTGTAAAG AAAACGTTAGGCTGGTCAGCAGCGCCAACCCCTGTTATGGACGAGTAGAAGTTCTTCGTGCCGGTCAGTGGGGAACAGTGTGTGATGATGGCTGGGATGCATCAGATGCTGCAGTGGTGTGTAAACAACTGGGCTGTGGGACACTTTTGGAAGTAAAGAGTGCTGCCTATTTTGGAAAGGGTTCAGGAACAGTTTGGATGAATAATGTAAACTGTTTTGGGAATGAGCCTACATTGATGAACTGTTCATATAATGCAACTCCAAACAGATGTGGCCATGAGAAAGATGCTGGAGTCATTTGTGGAT CTGTTAAAGTCATGTTAAGGGTTGAAGTGAAGGCTAATCTTGGAGTTGACCCAAATGCTGCTGGAATAATAAGTAAACTTTCAGAGGAG ATTGGGAAGAATCTACAAATAAATGGGGCTTTCTCACTGAAAACTCAGACCGATGGAAAAATCTTCCATAAGAGAACAGGAGCTGCACCCTGA